One genomic window of Coffea eugenioides isolate CCC68of chromosome 1, Ceug_1.0, whole genome shotgun sequence includes the following:
- the LOC113751260 gene encoding G-type lectin S-receptor-like serine/threonine-protein kinase RLK1 yields MAYLCIQLIFFFFLFLFPISALSQKNGIVPEGSTLTAGEKSASPWLSPSGDFAFGFQQVQDKDLFLFSIWYHKIPDKTVVWFVNSTNPVLRGSTVKLDAQTGLVLRDPRGIQLWSANVGSNQLVHGFMNDTGNFVLQGSDGSPLWESFRHPADTILPYQDLETGDSLRSRQSATNFSPGRFYLRFLDDGNLVLATRSAPTNVDDEAEYYNSSTSDSTDALNSGYQVTFDGRGDMYIRKRNDQRTPLNPVSIPLPPVSENYHRATIDFDGVFAHYYHPRTSTGNPNWTMLWSIPDNICTNIRGEKGSGACGFNSVCHLELRRPVCACPEGYVLLDTNDKYGSCKPNSSLVCDEVEEGSAENLYDFVVASDIDWPLSDFEQINPSNETICGEACLQDCFCAVAIFRDNSCWKKKLPLSNGRVDTSLQSKAFIKYRKRDAPPVLQTFPPVLAGSKPKNRGTVILVGSVLLGSSFLVFVATACLGFYFIYYKKKVITHPNTGALNTNLRYFAYKELAEATNEFNEELGRGSFGTVYKGDLQIRSKNTTVAVKKLYRMDQEADKEFRAEVETIGQTNHKNLVGLLGFCDEGQHRLLVYEYMSHGTLARLLLNNPKTSWSIRTQIAIGIARGLVYLHEECSTQIIHCDIKPQNILLDEYFNARISDFGLAKLLMINQSRSITGNIRGTKGYVAPEWFRSTQVNSKVDVYSFGVLLLEIISCRKCVEDIEIGHAEFFILTDWAWDCFQEGRLDAFVENDLEALNDMMVLERFVMVGIWCIQENSSLRPTMRKVSLMLEGIAEVTVPPCPYPFSTTG; encoded by the coding sequence ATGGCATACCTATGCATACAactcatcttcttcttcttcctattTCTCTTCCCAATTTCTGCTTTGTCTCAGAAAAATGGTATTGTCCCTGAGGGCAGTACTTTGACTGCAGGGGAAAAATCTGCCAGTCCTTGGCTTTCACCTTCTGGAGATTTTGCATTCGGATTCCAGCAAGTTCAGGATAAggatcttttcttgttttccataTGGTATCACAAAATTCCAGACAAAACTGTAGTTTGGTTTGTTAATTCAACAAATCCAGTGCTGCGAGGATCGACTGTAAAGCTTGATGCTCAGACAGGGCTTGTACTCCGTGACCCTCGAGGCATACAACTTTGGAGTGCTAATGTTGGTTCTAATCAACTTGTTCACGGTTTTATGAATGATACAGGCAATTTTGTCCTCCAGGGGAGTGATGGTAGCCCACTCTGGGAAAGCTTTAGACATCCTGCTGATACAATTTTGCCCTATCAAGACTTGGAAACTGGCGATTCTCTCCGTTCTCGGCAGTCAGCAACAAACTTCTCCCCAGGAAGATTTTATCTCCGTTTTCTTGATGACGGGAATCTAGTGCTTGCTACCAGAAGTGCGCCAACAAATGTGGATGATGAGGCTGAGTACTACAATAGTAGTACTTCTGATTCTACAGATGCATTgaattctggttaccaagttaCTTTTGATGGCAGAGGGGACATGTACATAAGGAAAAGGAACGATCAAAGAACACCGCTCAATCCAGTTTCAATACCATTACCACCAGTATCAGAAAACTATCATAGGGCAACAATAGATTTTGATGGGGTCTTTGCACATTATTATCATCCTAGGACTTCTACTGGCAACCCAAACTGGACAATGCTTTGGTCTATACCAGATAATATATGTACCAACATTAGAGGAGAAAAAGGGAGTGGAGCTTGTGGATTTAACAGCGTTTGCCACCTCGAACTTCGAAGACCGGTTTGTGCGTGTCCAGAAGGGTATGTATTGCTTGATACAAATGACAAGTACGGGAGCTGCAAGCCAAACTCTTCTCTTGTCTGCGATGAAGTAGAGGAGGGCTCCGCAGAAAACCTTTATGATTTTGTGGTGGCGAGTGACATAGATTGGCCACTGTCTGACTTCGAGCAAATAAATCCTTCAAATGAAACTATTTGTGGGGAAGCTTGTTTGCAGGACTGTTTCTGTGCTGTGGCCATTTTCAGAGACAACAGTTGCTGGAAGAAGAAGCTGCCACTTTCTAATGGGAGAGTGGACACTAGCCTTCAGTCAAAAGCTTTCATCAAATATCGCAAAAGGGATGCTCCTCCTGTACTTCAAACTTTTCCTCCAGTTCTGGCAGGTTCAAAGCCAAAAAACCGAGGAACTGTGATACTTGTTGGGTCTGTGCTTCTCGGAAGCTCTTTTTTGGTGTTCGTTGCCACTGCTTGTTTGGGCTTTTACTTCATATACTACAAAAAGAAGGTAATAACTCATCCAAATACTGGTGCACTGAATACAAATTTGCGTTATTTTGCGTACAAAGAGCTTGCAGAAGCTACAAATGAATTCAATGAAGAGTTGGGCAGGGGATCTTTTGGTACTGTTTATAAAGGTGACTTGCAAATCAGATCCAAAAACACTACTGTTGCGGTGAAAAAGTTATACAGAATGGATCAAGAAGCTGACAAGGAATTTCGTGCTGAAGTGGAAACAATAGGCCAGACTAACCACAAGAATTTGGTCGGCCTGCTTGGATTCTGTGATGAAGGACAACATCGTCTATTGGTGTATGAATATATGAGCCATGGCACTCTCGCAAGATTGCTGTTAAATAATCCCAAAACTAGTTGGAGTATAAGGACTCAGATTGCTATTGGGATTGCAAGGGGGCTGGTATACCTTCATGAAGAATGTAGTACTCAGATTATCCATTGTGACATAAAGCCTCAAAATATACTCCTTGATGAGTACTTCAATGCTCGCATTTCTGACTTTGGATTGGCAAAACTCTTGATGATTAATCAGAGTCGATCTATCACTGGAAATATCCGAGGAACGAAAGGCTACGTAGCTCCTGAATGGTTCAGAAGTACTCAAGTTAATTCTAAGGTTGATGTTTATAGTTTTGGTGTCTTGTTACTAGAGATCATTTCTTGCCGCAAATGTGTGGAGGACATTGAAATTGGTCATgcagaattttttattttgactgaTTGGGCTTGGGACTGCTTCCAAGAAGGAAGGTTGGATGCTTTTGTGGAAAATGATTTAGAAGCTCTAAACGATATGATGGTGCTAGAGAGATTTGTGATGGTTGGTATTTGGTGTATTCAAGAAAACTCATCTCTTAGGCCTACAATGAGGAAGGTGAGCCTGATGCTCGAAGGAATTGCGGAAGTTACGGTGCCCCCATGTCCATATCCTTTTTCCACCACTGGCTGA